The Streptomyces sp. cg36 genomic interval CTTGTGGCCGCCCTCGGCGATGGTCAGCGGGGCCAGGAACAGGAAGAACGAGGCGCCGATCAGGGTCAGACCGGAAGCGAACTTCACGATCGTGCTCGGCTCCTTGCCGCGCCGGTTGAGCGCCAGCCAGAACCAGGCGAAGACCGGGGCCAGGGCCATGATCAGAACCGGGTTGACCGACTGGTACCAGGAGACCGGGAACTCCCAGCCGAACACGGAGTTCTTGGCGGAGCCCTCGGCGAAGATCGACATCGTCGAGCCGCCCTGGTCGTAGATCATCCAGAAGACGGCCGCGGCGGCGAAGAACCAGATGTACGCGGACATCTTCGACTGCTCTTCGGTGCTGAGCTCCTTGTCGCGCTTGATCCGCGTGAGCACCCAGACCGGGATGACCAGACCGGCGACCGCGATCGGCACCAGCAGCCAGTTGAGCGTGTAGTGGCCGGAGGTGACGACGGCGGTGTAGAAGACCGCGGCGACGGCCATCCAGATCAGGCCCTTGCGCAGCGTGGAGGTGCGCTCGGCGGCCGTCAGCGGCTTCGGGGTGACCGCGGAGCGGTCGCTCAGGTGGCGGCTGCCCAGCAGGAACTGGCCGAGGCCGAGCGCCATGCCGAGGGCGGCGAGGGCGAAGCCGAGGTGCCAGTTCACCTTCTCGCCGATGGTGCCGATGATCAGCGGCGAGGCGAAGGCGCCGAGGTTGATGCCCATGTAGAAGACGGTGAAGCCACCGTCGCGGCGCGGGTCCTCGGGGCCCTTGTACAGGTGGCCGACCATGGTCGAGATGTTGGCCTTGAGCAGACCGGAGCCGATCGCCACGAGGCCGAGGCCCGCGTAGAAGAGTCCGGCCGACGGCAGCGCCAGCGTCACGTGGCCGAGCATGATGATCACGCCGGCGATGGCGACGGTCTTGCGCGGGCCGAAGACGCGGTCGCCGATCCAGCCGCCCGGCAGGGCGAGCAGGTAGACGAGCGACAGGTACACCGAGTAGATCGCGGTCGCGGTGGTCGCGCTCAGGTGCAGGCCGCCGGGAGCCACCAGGTACAGCGGAAGCAGTGCCTTCATGCCGTAGTAGGAGAAGCGCTCCCACATCTCGGTCATGAAGAGAGTGGCCAGGCCGCGGGGGTGGCCGAAGAAGGTCTTCTCGGAACCGGTGGTGCCGGCCGAGTCCTTCGTCAGGCTTGACGCCATGGTCGATCCTTGCTTGCTCGGGACGCGCGCTTCGTGAGCGGTGGTCGCGCCCGGTGGGGGTGGCCGGCACCGGCAGGGGGAGCCGCCCCACCCCTACGCCCGAGGGGTTCGCTCCGCGGGTGGCGGAAGCGAGGGGACGGACCCACCGGGATCCACGCCCGGGGCGCATCATCGCGCCCGGGGCCCGGCCCATAGGTCATTCACTGTCATTCGGAACCAGCAATTCCGGTTCCTGTGCAGAAAAGAGACCTTTGGCTCGCCAAGCAGGCCAAAGGTCCCCAGTTAGTGCTAAAGGCGTTGGGACACCATACGACACCACACGCCCGCATATGGAAGGACTTGAGACATGGATCACAGGTTCCATGGGAACCGATTGCCCATATTCGAAGGTGGTTAACAGGATCGCATCCCTGAGCCGCAGGGCCGGCCGGTCGAAAGACGATCAAGGAAAGGTCGTCCGACGATCAAGAGGCGATCAGACGGCGGTCAGATGCGGACTTCGGCCCGCCGCCGGGCCCGTCCCTGACGGGTTCGACGGACGGGCCCTCCCGCTCGCGGACTACCATCACCCCCATGACCCGTGTACTGCTCGCCGAGGACGACGCGTCCATCTCGGAGCCGCTGGCCCGCGCACTGCGTCGGGAGGGTTACGAGGTCGAGGTCCGCGAGGACGGCCCGACCGCCCTCGACGCCGGACTCCAGGGAGGCGCCGACCTGGTCGTGCTCGACCTGGGGCTGCCCGGCATGGACGGCCTGGAGGTCGCCCGCAGGCTGCGCTCCGAGGGGCACACCGTCCCGATCCTGGTGCTGACCGCGCGCGCCGACGAGGTGGACACCGTGGTCGGCCTCGACGCCGGTGCCGACGACTACGTCACCAAGCCCTTCCGGCTCGCCGAACTGCTCGCCCGGGTGCGGGCCCTGCTGCGGCGCGGCGCCACCGAGCCGGTGCCCCAGCCCGCCACCCACGGCGTGCGGATCGACGTCGAGTCGCACCGGGCGTGGATGGGCGACGAGGAGCTCCAGCTCACCGCCAAGGAGTTCGACCTGCTCCGGGTGCTGGTGCGCGACGCGGGCCGGGTCGTCACCCGCGACCAGCTGATGCGCGAGGTCTGGGACACCACCTGGTGGTCCTCGACCAAGACGCTCGACATGCACATCTCCTGGCTGCGCAAGAAGCTCGGCGACGACGCCGCCAACCCCCGCTACATCGCCACCGTCCGGGGCGTCGGTTTCCGGTTCGAGAAGAGCTGACACCGCCTCCGCCGGGCCCCTTCGTACGTCCAGGGACACTGAGCCATGCGCCGCCGACTGATCAACTCCACGCTCGCCGTGGTGCTCGTGGTGATCGCCGTCTTCGGCGTCTCGCTCGTCATCGTCGAGACGCGGACGATCAGCAGCAGCGCCCAGGAGAGCGTGAACTCCGAGGCGCTGCGGCTGGTCAGCGTCATCGACAGCCGCATGCTGGCCAATGAGGCGGTCGGCCCGCACGCCCTGTCCGAGCAGGTCGGCCCGGACCGCTACGCACGTGTGGAGATCCCCGGCCGCGACGCCATCGAACTCGGCGTGCGGCCCGGCGGCTCGGTCATCCGCGGCACCGCCCAGGGTGAGCGCGGCGAGTCCGTGCTGGTGCTGGAGTCCCGCTCCACGGTCACCCGCGAGGTCGGGCGCACCCTGCTGATCATCGGCGCGGTGGCGCTGCTCGCCATCGTCTCCGCGGTGCTGCTGGCCGTGCGCCAGGCCAACAAGCTGGCCTCCCCGCTCACCGATCTGGCCGAGACCGCGGAGCGGCTCGGCTCCGGCGACCCCCGGCCCCGCCACAAGCGGTACGGGGTGCACGAGCTGGACCGGGTCGCCGACGTCCTCGACTCCTCCGCCGAGCGGATCGGCAAGATGCTCACCGCCGAGCGGCGGCTCGCCGCCGACGCCTCCCACCAGCTGCGCACCCCGCTCACCGCGCTGTCGATGCGGCTGGAGGAGATCGCCCTCACCGACGACCTGGACACGGTCAAGGAGGAGGCGATGATCGCGCTCACCCAGGTGGAGCGGCTCACCGACGTGGTGGAGCGGCTGCTCACCAACTCCCGCGACCCCCGCATCGGCTCCGCCGTCGTCTTCGACCTCGATGAGGTGGTCAAGCAGCAGCTGGAGGAGTGGCGCCCGGCCTACCGCAGCGCCGGCCGCGCCATCGTCCGCTCCGGCAAGCAGGGGCTGCGCGCGGTCGGCACCCCGGGCGCGGTCGCCCAGGTGCTCGCGGCGCTGATCGAGAACTCGCTGATGCACGGCGGCGGCACGGTCGCGGTGCGCACCCGCGTCACCGGCAACCAGACCGTCGTCGAGGTCACCGACGAGGGCCCGGGCGTGCCGCCCGACCTCGGGGCGCGGATCTTCGAGCGGACCATCAGCGGCCGCAACTCCACCGGCATCGGCCTGGCGGTCGCCCGCGACCTCGCGGAGGCGGACGGCGGGCGGCTGGAGATGCTCCAGCAGCACCCGGCGGTCTTCGCGCTCTTCCTGAGCCGGGTGGCGCGCGGCCCGCGCGAGAGCGAACCGACGATCAGATGACCGGTTCACGCCCCTGAAACCGTCCCCTGAAACGGCCTCCGGAACCGCCCTGCGGCGCCCGGGGCCCCGCACGCCCTAGGAGCGGGAGTTGTTGCGGGCGTACGGCTCGTACGGCTGCCCGGTGGTGTCCAGAAAGGATTCGGCGGTCTGGACGGCCTCGCGGGCGGGCAGCGCCCGGAACACCCAGGTGCGGTACGACCAGAACCGGAACACCGTGCCCAGGCCCAGGCCGATCACGTTCTTGGCGACGTTGTCGGCGACCGTCGAGGTGAAGCCGAAGCCGTAGTGCGAGAGCGCCAGCACACCGTTCTCGATGATCAGCCCGATCCCGCTGAACAGCAGGAACAGCATGAGCTCCCGGCTGCGCCGGCCGCTGTCGGTGTGCCGGTAGGTCCAGTAGCGGTTGCCGACGTAGTTGGTGCCGATGGCGACCGCGGTGGCGATGACCCCGGAGCGGACCACCGCGAGGTGGGCCACGTGCATGCACAGGTTGAAGACGATCGCGTTCACCACGAAGCCGATGGCGCCCACCGCGCCGAACTTCGCGATCTCCCGGGCGAGCAGCTGCAGCCGCGTACGCAATGCGCGCCGTTCACTCATGGTGATCGCCCAGCCCCGTTCGGATTCGGTGTCTTCTCGTCGTCGCAACCCGGCCATGCTAACCAGCCCCTTGCGGCATTGCGCGGTCACGCCCGCACATCCCGGCCACGACCCGGCCTCCGGCGCACGCTCCGGCGGCCCCGGACCGGCTCCTTCCGGGGTCCGCGGGGGCGGCGGATACCCTGGGGGTGTGACGTTCCCGGTAGTCGGCATGGTCGGTGGCGGTCAGCTCGCCCGTATGACCCACGAGGCGGGCATCCCCCTCGGCATCAGATTCAAGCTCCTCAGTGACACCCCCCAGGACTCGGCGGCCCAGGTGGTGAGCGAGGTCGTCGTCGGCGACTATCGCGACCTGGACACGCTGCGCGCCTTCGCGCGCGGCTGTGACGTGATCACCTTCGATCACGAGCACGTGCCCACCGAGCACCTGCGGGCCCTGGAAGCGGACGGCGTCGTCGTCCGGCCGGGGCCCGACGCGTTGGTGCACGCCCACGACAAGGGGGTGATGCGCGCGAAGCTCAGCGCGATCGGCGCGCCCTGCCCCCGCCACCGCATCGTGGCCGACCCGGCCGACGTGTCGCGGTTCGCGGCCGAGGGCGACGGCTATCCCGTCATCCTCAAGACCGTGGTGGGCGGCTACGACGGCAAAGGCGTGTGGTTCGTGCGCTCCGAGGCCGACGCGGCCGACGCCTTCAAGGCGGGCGTGGACGTGCTGGCCGAGGAGAAGGTGGACTTCGTCCGCGAGCTCGCGGCCAACGTCGTGCGTTCCCCCAGCGACCAGGCCGTGGCCTACCCGGTGGTCGAGTCGGTCCAGGTCGACGGCGTCTGCGACACGGTGATCGCCCCGGCGCCCGACCTCGCCGAGGAGCTGGCCGGGCAGGCCCAGGAGCTCGCCCTGCGGATCGCCTCCGAGCTGGGCGTGGTCGGCCACCTCGCGGTCGAGCTGTTCGAGACCCGCGACGGGCGCATCCTCGTCAACGAGCTGGCCATGCGCCCGCACAACTCGGGCCACTGGACCCAGGACGGCGCGATCACCTCGCAGTTCGCCAACCACGTCCGGGCCGTCCTCGACCTTCCGCTGGGCGACCCGCGCCCGAGGTCGAAGTGGACCGTGATGTGCAACGTGCTGGGCGGCGACTACCCGGACATGTACTACGCGTATCTGCACTGCATGGCCCGCGACCCCCAGCTCAAGATCCACATGTACGGCAAGGACGTGAAGCCCGGCCGCAAGGTCGGCCACGTCAACACCTACGGCGACGACCTCGCCGACGTGCGCGAACGCGCCCGTCACGCGGCCGACTACCTCAGAGGAACGATCACCGAATGAACAGCGCGTCCCCCGTCATTGGCATCGTCATGGGCTCGGACTCCGACTGGCCGGTCATGGAGGCCGCCGCCCAGGCCCTGCACGAGTTCGAGATCCCGTACGAGGTGGACGTCGTCTCGGCGCACCGGATGCCGCACGAGATGATCGCGTACGGCGAGCAGGCGGCGGACCGCGGCCTCAAGGCGATCATCGCGGGCGCGGGCGGCGCCGCGCACCTGCCCGGCATGCTGGCGTCGGTGACGCCGCTGCCGGTGATCGGCGTGCCGGTGCCGCTGAAGTACCTGGACGGCATGGACTCGCTGCTCTCGATCGTGCAGATGCCGGCGGGCGTGCCGGTGGCCACCGTGTCGGTGGGCGGCGCCCGTAACGCGGGACTGCTCGCCGCCCGTATCCTGGCCGCCCACGACGACGAACTCCGCGCGCGCATGCGGGAGTTCCAGCAGGAGCTGAACGACCAGGCCACCGAGAAGGGCAGGCGTCTTCGTACGAAGGTGGAGTCCGCGGCGTCCTTCGGCTTCGGAAAGTGAGCACGGTGGACCATCTCGCGCGGGCCCGTACGCTGCTGGCCCAGCACCCCGTCGTCGACGGCCACAACGACCTCCCCTGGGCGCTGCGCAAGCAGGTCCGCTACGACCTGGACCGCTGCGACATCGGCGCCGACCAGCGCGGCCGGCTCCACACCGACCTGCCCCGGCTGCGGGCCGGCGGGGTCGGCGCGCAGTTCTGGTCGGTGTACGTGCGCACCGACCTGGCCGGGGACGCGGCGGTCAGCGCCACCCTGGAGCAGGTCGACTGCGTGGACCAGCTGATCGCCCGCTACCCGGGCGACCTGGCGGGCGCGCGCAGCGCCGACGACATGGAGAAGGCGCGCGCCGGGGGCCGCATCGCCTCGCTCAAGGGCGCCGAGGGCGGCCACTCCATCAACAACTCCCTCGCCACCCTGCGGGCGCTGTACGCGCTGGGCGTGCGGTACATGACGCTCACCCACAACGACAACATCGCCTGGGCGGACTCGGCGACGGACGCGCCCGGGGTCGGCGGCCTCTCGCCGTTCGGCCGCGAGGTGGTCCGCGAGATGAACCGCCTCGGCATGCTCGTCGACCTCTCGCACGTGGCGGCGAGCACCATGCGGGACGCGCTGGCCGCCACCGAGGCGCCGGTGATCTTCTCGCACTCCTCGGCGCGGGCGGTCTGCGACCACCCCAGGAACGTGCCGGACGACGTGCTGGCGCAGCTCCCGGGCAACGGGGGAGTGGCCATGGTGACCTTCGTGCCGAAGTTCATCCTGCCCGCGGCGGTGGAGTGGACGGCGGCGGCGGACGAGAACCTGCGCGCGCACGGGCTGCACGCGCTGGACACCTCGCCCGAGGCGATGGCGCTGCACCAGGCGTTCGAGGCGGCGCACCCGCGCCCGCCCGCCACCGTCGGCACGGTCGCCGACCACCTCGACCACATGCGCGCGGTCGCCGGGATCGACCACATCGGCATCGGCGGCGACTTCGACGGCACCGCGTTCACGCCCGAGGGCCTGGAGGACGTGTCCGGCTATCCGAACCTCGTCGCCGAGCTCCTCGGCCGCGGCTGGTCGGAGACCGACCTCGCCAAGCTGACCTGGGGCAACGCGGTCCGGGTGCTGCGCGACGCGGAGGCGGTGGCCCGCGACGCACAGCAGCGGCGCGGCCCCTCCAACGCGACGCTGGAGTCCCTGGACGGCTGACTCCCGGGGTTCGGGGGCGCGGCGCCACGGGGCCGTACCCCCGAACGCCGCGTCCGCCGCGACCGGTCGGCGTACCCGTGTGAGGGTGGCCCTACTGCCGTCGCCGACGCCGAACCGGGAGACCGTCATGGCAGATCTGCACGACGAGGCCGACGTCGCCAGCGCCGCGATAGGCGCACCGGATCGCCCCACCGCCCGTGGACGCGGCTCCAGGCCCGCCACCGCCCCGGACATACCGGGGGAGTCGGGCCCCGCGCCCGCTCCCGCCCGCAAGCCCCCGGCGCGCAAACCGGCCCCCCGGGCCGCGGCCCGCAAACAGCAGCCGCCCACGGCCCCCGAGCCGTCCGGCGCCACCGGCTCCGCGCCCCCGCCCGTCGCGCGCCCGGCGCCCGAACGGGCCCCCGCGTCCGCCGAACCGGCGGCCGAGGCGGTGGCCGCTCCCGCTCCCGCTCCCGCCGGGTCCCCGGACCCCGAGCACCTCGCGCGCGTGCGGGCCCTGCTGCGGGCGCACCCCGTGGCCGACGGGTACAACACGCTCGCGCAGGTGCTGGTGCAGACCCCCTGGCACGACGTCGAGCTCGGCGAGAGCTCGCTGGACACCGACATCCCCCGGCTGCGCCAGGGCGGGGTGGGGGCGCAGTTCTGGTCGCTGGTGGTCGCGGCCGACTGCCCGGACCCGGTCAGCGCCACCCTGGAGCGCGTGGACCGGCTGCGCACCCTCGTCGACGCCTGCCCGGAGGGGCTGCGGCTCGCGCTGGCCGCCGGCGACCTCGCGGACGCCCGCAACCACGGCCGGATCGCCTCGCTCTTCGGGCCGGTCGCCGCCCACGCCCTGGGCGACTCGCTGGGCACGGTACGGGCCTACCACGCCCTGGGGGTGCGGGCCGTGGCCCTGACGGCGACCGCCAGCTGGACCCGGGCGGGCCTGACCCGCTTCGGCCAGGAGGTCGTGCGGGAGCTCAACCGGCTCGGCATGCTCATCGACCTGTCCGGCGCCGCGCCCGAGACGGTCCGCCAGACGCTGGTGGCGGCCAAGGCGCCGCTGGTCTTCACCCGGTCGGCCGCCCGCGCCCTGACCGACCATCCGCTCAACGTCACCGACGAGCTGCTGGCCGGGCTGCCCGAGAACGGCGGCGTCTGCCTGGTGAGCCTCGCCCCGGCCCAGGTCGCCCGGTCCGGCCGGGCCGCCCGCGTCCAGGACGTCGCCGACCACGTCGAGCACCTGCGGGGCGTGGTGGGGCCGGAGCACATCGGGCTCTCGGGGGCGTACGGCCTGACGGCGGGCGCCCCGCGCACGATCGGCCTCGAAGACGCCTCGTGCTATCCGGTGCTGCTCGCCGAACTGGTCGCCCGGGGCTGGGAGGACACCGAACTGGCCGCGCTGACCTGGGGAAACCTCGTCCGGGTGATCCGGGACGTGGACTTCGCGGCCCGCGCGACCCAGCCCCGCCGGGGCCCGTCCACGGCGACGATCGAAGACCTGGACCCGCGGTAGGGCCCGGCGGAGCCCCGCGCCCATGGGGGCGCGAGGCTCCGGGTGCGCCCGTCGCCCCCGTACGCGTGCGACGGCCCGCGCCCGCGGGTGCGGGCCGGAGGCGGCCCGTACGGCCCCGGCCGCGCGCCCGGGGCGTTACGCCCGGGGCCGGCCCATCGCCCGGAACGTCCAGCCCGCCTCGCGCCAGCGCGCCGCGTCCAGCGCGTTGCGCCCGTCCAGCACGATCCGCCGCCCGGCCACCTCGGCCAGCGCCGCCGGGTCCAGCTCGCGGAACTCGCGCCACTCGGTGAGGTGCAGCACCACATCGGCGCCCCGCACCGCCTCCAGCGCCGTCTCCGCGTACGCCAGGGTCGGGAAGAGGCGGCGGGCGTTCTCCATCCCCTTGGGGTCGTAGACGGTGACCTGTCCGCCCTGGAGGTGGATCTGCCCGGCCACGTTCAGGGCGGGCGAGTCGCGCACGTCGTCCGAGTCAGGCTTGAAGGTGGCGCCGAGCACCGCGACCCGCTTGCCGAGGAAGGAGTCGCCGCCGACCGCCTCCCGGGCCAGCTCGACCATGTGGCCGCGCCGGCGCATGTTGATCGAGTCGACCTCGCGCAGGAACGTCAGCGCCTGGTCGGCGCCGAGCTCACCGGCCCGCGCCATGAAGGCCCGGATGTCCTTGGGCAGACAGCCGCCGCCGAAGCCGATCCCGGCCCGCAGGAACTTCGAGCCGATCCGCTCGTCGTGGCCGATCGCCTCGGCCAGCTTCACCACGTCGCCGTCGGCGGCCTCGCAGACCTCGGCCATGGCGTTGATGAAGGAGATCTTGGTGGCGAGGAAGGAGTTGGCCGAGGTCTTGACCAGCTCGGCGGTCGGGAAGTCGGTCACCACGAACGGCGAGCCCTCGCCGACCGGGCCCGCGTACACCTCGCGCAGCAGCTTCTCGGCGCGCTCGCCGCGCACGCCGACGACGATCCGGTCGGGGTGCAGGGTGTCGTCCACGGCGAAGCCCTCGCGCAGGAACTCGGGGTTCCAGGCCAGCTCCACGCCCTCGGGCAGGGTCTCGGCGAGCCGGGCGGCGGACCCGACCGGCACGGTCGACTTGCCGACCACCAGCGCCCCGTCGCGCAGCACCGGCGCCAGCGAGGCGAAGGCGGCGTCGACGTAGCTCATGTCGCAGGCGTACTCGCCGTGCTTCTGCGGGGTGTTCACACAGACGAAGTGGACGTCGCCGAACGCGCCGACCTCCTCCCACGAGGTGGTGAAGCGCAGCCGCCCGCTGGAGCCCTCAAGGCCGGCGACGTGCTTGCCGAGCAGTTCCTCAAGGCCCGGTTCGTACATCGGTACGCGCCCCTGGGCCAGCAGCTCGATCTTCTCCGGGACCACGTCCAGGCCCAGCACCTCGAACCCCAGCTCCGCCATGGCCGCGGCATGGGTGGCCCCGAGGTATCCGGTGCCGATCACAGTGATCTTGAGGGCCATGCGGTGCTCCTGGGAGGTACGGGCTTGCGGGCGCTGCCCGAGCATAGTCGGGCCCCCGCCGAGCCCGTGATCCGCACCGAAACCGCAGGCCCGGGGGCTGTCGTCAAGCTCACGTATGCCCGTGGCCGTACACCCCACTAAAATTGAGGTTACTTAACGGTAGTTAGCGCCCTTGGGGAGTGAGTCACCTTGGCCGGAACGGCTGATTTCGACCTGTACCGCCCGTCCGAAGAACACGACATGCTCCGTGACGCGATCCGCTCGCTCTCCGAGGCGAAGATCGCGCCGTTCGCGGCCGAGGTCGACGAGGAGGCCCGCTTCCCGCAGGAGGCGCTGGAGGCGCTGGTCGCCAACGACCTGCACGCCGTGCACGTCCCCGAGTCGTACGGCGGCGCCGGCGCGGACGCGCTCGCCACCGTCATCGTGATCGAGGAGGTGGCCCGCGTCTGCGCGTCCTCCTCCCTGATCCCGGCCGTCAACAAGCTCGGCTCGCTGCCGGTCATCATCTCCGGCTCCGAGGAGCTGAAGCGGAAGTACATGACCCCGCTGGCCAAGGGCGAGGGCATGTTCTCGTACTGCCTCTCCGAGCCGGACGCCGGTTCGGACGCGGCGGGCATGAAGACCCGCGCGGTGCGCGACGGGGACTTCTGGGTCCTCAACGGCGTGAAGCGCTGGATCACCAACGCGGGCGTCTCCGACTACTA includes:
- a CDS encoding oligopeptide:H+ symporter; this encodes MASSLTKDSAGTTGSEKTFFGHPRGLATLFMTEMWERFSYYGMKALLPLYLVAPGGLHLSATTATAIYSVYLSLVYLLALPGGWIGDRVFGPRKTVAIAGVIIMLGHVTLALPSAGLFYAGLGLVAIGSGLLKANISTMVGHLYKGPEDPRRDGGFTVFYMGINLGAFASPLIIGTIGEKVNWHLGFALAALGMALGLGQFLLGSRHLSDRSAVTPKPLTAAERTSTLRKGLIWMAVAAVFYTAVVTSGHYTLNWLLVPIAVAGLVIPVWVLTRIKRDKELSTEEQSKMSAYIWFFAAAAVFWMIYDQGGSTMSIFAEGSAKNSVFGWEFPVSWYQSVNPVLIMALAPVFAWFWLALNRRGKEPSTIVKFASGLTLIGASFFLFLAPLTIAEGGHKAAAMWLVAIYFVQTVGELTLSPVGLSLTTKMAPAKYASQMMGVWFLAVTAGDATTSLLSIGGVSLDGKGVVALEAALAVAAGFAVWMYRKKVKELMGGVH
- a CDS encoding response regulator transcription factor; its protein translation is MTRVLLAEDDASISEPLARALRREGYEVEVREDGPTALDAGLQGGADLVVLDLGLPGMDGLEVARRLRSEGHTVPILVLTARADEVDTVVGLDAGADDYVTKPFRLAELLARVRALLRRGATEPVPQPATHGVRIDVESHRAWMGDEELQLTAKEFDLLRVLVRDAGRVVTRDQLMREVWDTTWWSSTKTLDMHISWLRKKLGDDAANPRYIATVRGVGFRFEKS
- a CDS encoding ATP-binding protein — translated: MRRRLINSTLAVVLVVIAVFGVSLVIVETRTISSSAQESVNSEALRLVSVIDSRMLANEAVGPHALSEQVGPDRYARVEIPGRDAIELGVRPGGSVIRGTAQGERGESVLVLESRSTVTREVGRTLLIIGAVALLAIVSAVLLAVRQANKLASPLTDLAETAERLGSGDPRPRHKRYGVHELDRVADVLDSSAERIGKMLTAERRLAADASHQLRTPLTALSMRLEEIALTDDLDTVKEEAMIALTQVERLTDVVERLLTNSRDPRIGSAVVFDLDEVVKQQLEEWRPAYRSAGRAIVRSGKQGLRAVGTPGAVAQVLAALIENSLMHGGGTVAVRTRVTGNQTVVEVTDEGPGVPPDLGARIFERTISGRNSTGIGLAVARDLAEADGGRLEMLQQHPAVFALFLSRVARGPRESEPTIR
- a CDS encoding GtrA family protein, with translation MSERRALRTRLQLLAREIAKFGAVGAIGFVVNAIVFNLCMHVAHLAVVRSGVIATAVAIGTNYVGNRYWTYRHTDSGRRSRELMLFLLFSGIGLIIENGVLALSHYGFGFTSTVADNVAKNVIGLGLGTVFRFWSYRTWVFRALPAREAVQTAESFLDTTGQPYEPYARNNSRS
- a CDS encoding 5-(carboxyamino)imidazole ribonucleotide synthase, which translates into the protein MTFPVVGMVGGGQLARMTHEAGIPLGIRFKLLSDTPQDSAAQVVSEVVVGDYRDLDTLRAFARGCDVITFDHEHVPTEHLRALEADGVVVRPGPDALVHAHDKGVMRAKLSAIGAPCPRHRIVADPADVSRFAAEGDGYPVILKTVVGGYDGKGVWFVRSEADAADAFKAGVDVLAEEKVDFVRELAANVVRSPSDQAVAYPVVESVQVDGVCDTVIAPAPDLAEELAGQAQELALRIASELGVVGHLAVELFETRDGRILVNELAMRPHNSGHWTQDGAITSQFANHVRAVLDLPLGDPRPRSKWTVMCNVLGGDYPDMYYAYLHCMARDPQLKIHMYGKDVKPGRKVGHVNTYGDDLADVRERARHAADYLRGTITE
- the purE gene encoding 5-(carboxyamino)imidazole ribonucleotide mutase, producing the protein MNSASPVIGIVMGSDSDWPVMEAAAQALHEFEIPYEVDVVSAHRMPHEMIAYGEQAADRGLKAIIAGAGGAAHLPGMLASVTPLPVIGVPVPLKYLDGMDSLLSIVQMPAGVPVATVSVGGARNAGLLAARILAAHDDELRARMREFQQELNDQATEKGRRLRTKVESAASFGFGK
- a CDS encoding dipeptidase yields the protein MDHLARARTLLAQHPVVDGHNDLPWALRKQVRYDLDRCDIGADQRGRLHTDLPRLRAGGVGAQFWSVYVRTDLAGDAAVSATLEQVDCVDQLIARYPGDLAGARSADDMEKARAGGRIASLKGAEGGHSINNSLATLRALYALGVRYMTLTHNDNIAWADSATDAPGVGGLSPFGREVVREMNRLGMLVDLSHVAASTMRDALAATEAPVIFSHSSARAVCDHPRNVPDDVLAQLPGNGGVAMVTFVPKFILPAAVEWTAAADENLRAHGLHALDTSPEAMALHQAFEAAHPRPPATVGTVADHLDHMRAVAGIDHIGIGGDFDGTAFTPEGLEDVSGYPNLVAELLGRGWSETDLAKLTWGNAVRVLRDAEAVARDAQQRRGPSNATLESLDG
- a CDS encoding dipeptidase encodes the protein MADLHDEADVASAAIGAPDRPTARGRGSRPATAPDIPGESGPAPAPARKPPARKPAPRAAARKQQPPTAPEPSGATGSAPPPVARPAPERAPASAEPAAEAVAAPAPAPAGSPDPEHLARVRALLRAHPVADGYNTLAQVLVQTPWHDVELGESSLDTDIPRLRQGGVGAQFWSLVVAADCPDPVSATLERVDRLRTLVDACPEGLRLALAAGDLADARNHGRIASLFGPVAAHALGDSLGTVRAYHALGVRAVALTATASWTRAGLTRFGQEVVRELNRLGMLIDLSGAAPETVRQTLVAAKAPLVFTRSAARALTDHPLNVTDELLAGLPENGGVCLVSLAPAQVARSGRAARVQDVADHVEHLRGVVGPEHIGLSGAYGLTAGAPRTIGLEDASCYPVLLAELVARGWEDTELAALTWGNLVRVIRDVDFAARATQPRRGPSTATIEDLDPR
- a CDS encoding UDP-glucose/GDP-mannose dehydrogenase family protein, translating into MALKITVIGTGYLGATHAAAMAELGFEVLGLDVVPEKIELLAQGRVPMYEPGLEELLGKHVAGLEGSSGRLRFTTSWEEVGAFGDVHFVCVNTPQKHGEYACDMSYVDAAFASLAPVLRDGALVVGKSTVPVGSAARLAETLPEGVELAWNPEFLREGFAVDDTLHPDRIVVGVRGERAEKLLREVYAGPVGEGSPFVVTDFPTAELVKTSANSFLATKISFINAMAEVCEAADGDVVKLAEAIGHDERIGSKFLRAGIGFGGGCLPKDIRAFMARAGELGADQALTFLREVDSINMRRRGHMVELAREAVGGDSFLGKRVAVLGATFKPDSDDVRDSPALNVAGQIHLQGGQVTVYDPKGMENARRLFPTLAYAETALEAVRGADVVLHLTEWREFRELDPAALAEVAGRRIVLDGRNALDAARWREAGWTFRAMGRPRA